The Arachis ipaensis cultivar K30076 chromosome B07, Araip1.1, whole genome shotgun sequence genomic interval ATCATTTAATTATCagcttataaattatttttaaataaatactaatTCAATGAAAATtgagataattaaattaatttcctCTAAAATTATAAATGaggttcaaaatttaaatattcaaACTAAAGCATATAAAATTCTCAGTATTCTCTAATTGCTAcaactttaaatcataaatagaaaaaatattcaattaatataaaaatctcTGAAAAATATACTCTTGAATAAATAAAACAAATCGtaaataacttattatttaatttctgaaAATTCGGAGTCTTACATTCTATtccatttataaaaattttcgtcctaaaAAATTAATACAGAACGAAAGAGATTTCATATTACTTCACTTTTAAGCACATTTAAGGAAAAATAAGAAGGTCTGAGCATGCATGTATATATACAATTTCAAATACCAAGATTCTCATGTGGCATAAAGATACAAGGATATAAGTGTGATGCGAAACACAAGCTATAGACGTGATGCAAAAGATTATATGGTTCAAACATGTGATAACAGTGTAATGTGGCGAAAAGTTTACAAAACAGGCTGGCGTTAAAACAACATGATTAACGTTCACACAATGATCTCGCACTGACTTCAGAAATTCAACTTTCCAAATTTCAACATAACTTATAACAACTCATCCGAGGGTTCTCAACCTCGTCAAACACTTTGCAAACCTTACTATTGGTCATAAGTCCAACATCGACAAACTCTTTTGCGAGAATCAAAACTCTACAATATCCTGTGACATCATACACTCACAAGCTTCACCTTCCGCGTCCACAAAATGCGTCCTAAAGAACTAACATATCGCTTGGTATATCTAATGGTCACATTTGACACCAAAATAAATCTCAAGTCACTCAAAAAAATACAAGACCTCAGAAAAAGGTCAAGCAACAAGGACAAGGTTCTCAAAGATTTCTAAGGTTGTGGGTGAACTTTTAAAGTATAGCTCGTCCTTTACATATTGTAATACACATTTTTTTTGATAAAGTAAGTATAACTCAGACGCCAAAAAATACGGTATGTGCTACTTATAAAAAACATTTTGATATTCAAGTCAATAATTATTTAAAAGATATTAAATTTCTGTGAATATAAAATATTAGATATAAAATAGAACTTATAAAACTTATTATGTGATACTTGTTTAATATTAAATACAAAAGATATCTTTTATTTGCAAATAATTGACTAATAACATTAATAATATGGCGGTTTAATCATTAAAATAGTGATTAAAGTCATGAAGTTTGTCGGTTATAAACTTTGAATTAAGACAAATAAAATTGACTTATGAGTCATCATGTATAATAAAAATTCAGTTATAATGTATCGGATCAAAATAAATTGCTTTAATTatctatataaaatatatattaatcatGTATAANNNNNNNNNNNNNNNNNNNNNNNNNNNNNNNNNNNNNNNNNNNNNNNNNNNNNNNNNNNNNNNNNNNNNNNNNNNNNNNNNNNNNNNNNNNNNNNNNNNNNNNNNNNNNNNNNNNNNNNNNNNNNNNNNNNATTTCTCTTAAAAAACACTTGTCAATAATTTAAAGATGGTACAACTTTTTCTTCTAATCTTTAATATATTAAaactatgattttttttttttgttaaaaaaaatgtaCTATTCTTAAAGTCTTAACAAGTTTGTATTGGTAGGAAAATCCAAATTTAACGGAAGCAAAAATAATACAAGCTCGTAATGAATGCCATTCGTAGGAAATTGAGCATTCAAGTAATTTTTGAAACTCCTTTTTTAGCCTTATTACTCCATCCTTTCCTATTTTATTCAGATTGAGCCATTGAAGAAATAATGGCATTATGGCATTATCTCTTTGTAAGGAGGGGCTAAGGACATACAATTTTGGCAGGACagatccaaaaattttaatatgcaagaattaatttttagatgaattttttattatttgttaattatataaaataacttNNNNNNNNNNNNNNNNNNNNNNNNNNNNNNNNNNNNNNNNNNNNNNNNNNNNNNNNNNNNNNNNNNNNNNNNNNNNNNNNNNNNNNNNNNNNNNNNNNNNNNNNNNNNNNNNNNNNNNNNNNNNNNNNNNNNNNNNNNNNNNNNNNNNNNNNNNNNNNNNNNNNNNNNNNNNNNNNNNNNNNNNNNNNNNNNNNNNNNNNNNNNNNNNNNNNNNNNNNNNNNNNNNNNNNNNNNNNNNNNNNNNNNNNNNNNNNNNNNNNNNNNNNNNNNNNNNNNNNNNNNNNNNNNNNNNNNNNNNNNNNNNNNNNNNNNNNNNNNNNNNNNNNNNNNNNNNNNNNNNNNNNNNNNNNNNNNNNNNNNNNNNNNNNNNNNNNNNNNNNNNNNNNNNNNNNNNNNNNNNNNNNNNNNNaaaaataatatatatacaaacacTAAATCacataatattttttgtttctttaagCATATATctcatatataaatatagttcTTTAAGACGTTAACAGAACACTGACATGAACAGTCAAATGCCACAGTAAATTCTGCAAAACAATGCCGTTTTAATTTTGGCATTCAAATAGTTCAAAAACAATATCATAAAtgatgtttattaaaatttttcctcctaaaacaagTATTATGGTGTTGTTTTTGGCTATTTAAGCACCAAAACTAAAACTGCATCATTTTACATATTCTAATATGGCATCAGATTGTCCACGTTAATGTTCTATTAACGTTTGTGTGCCAAAAATTATCCTAAAGACTAATGTGAGTCACATTTACaaagtttgaaaattaaatagatataattaaaactttaaaagctaaaTTTAAATCCTGTAAGacccataattttaaaaaaaaatatattattatgagttaatctcaacttatttattcattaaagactttgtttttagataattattttattaaaagtaattaaatcaagttttgacaattaaattagaaattttactGTTGTCATCGAGCTTGCTGTCGTCCATAGCCGCCGCCGTTGTGCTCCAGCTCGTTGCCACCATCGCGGACCGTCGCTGCCACCGCGCCATTCATCGCCGTCGCAAGGAAGACCAGGACCGAGGGAGAGAGCCGCGCGAGGAGTCGCCGTCGCCGCCGttcgcgagagagagagagacgcgcTGCGCGGGAGTTGCCGTCGTGGGGTGTGTTGCCGTTGAGAAGCTGTCGCCGCCAGATCCGCCGTTGTCAGAGCTTCTGTCCGAGTCCTGCCGCCGGAGAACACCTCTGCCGCCGGTGAGGTTTTAAGTTGGTTTTCGTTTCCTTTGAATTTCCGGGAGCTTAATCATCGCTGTATGTTTGTTTCAGTCGCCGTTGCCGGAGTTCTGGTCGTCGCCGCCGTTCGAGGTGGCTGCCGGAGCTGCCGCCAAACCGGTTCAGCGACCGCCGCTGTTTCATTTTCTTAGTTCGGTAAGTATTTACGTTTCGGAAAGCCGTGTTAATATTCtgttatgtttggttataaactctgaGATTCTGGTAACGTAGGGTTGTGTTTTGAGCATTGCATGTTGCTTTTAAGTTGCTGTGAGTGCTGCAAAAGTGATCAGGGACAGAGTTTGCGGTTGCTGTTGGTTTCGGGTTAAGAGAAATGGTTTCGTTGACGCATTTTAAGTTATGGTTTCGACGagtcgaggtaggggtttttcttaaaatctaatttatattacagagttgtgataaatagatactAAAGTGAGAGAACATATGCTTGTGATTATAATTGTCTTctaaatgtggttgtttgctggactgaatgactgattgcttgattgcttgagtagtttgtgattgctgaaaaaaaaattggtttgaaaggttatttagcTGATTATTATGAAGAATGgcttttcttggttttgaagctatTTTTGATGATGTAAAGGAATTGGCTTTGGAaatggtttaattttgagttagtgactttataaatgatttagtatttgagctggtttgattttaaaaagagatttattatgggCACTGATTcactttgaaaattatttgatattGGAACTAGCCGAATCTTGGAAAatgattgaggttttggaaaggtttgagaaatgtttggatgggacccgaaaagggtggcagaatccgagttttagaggagatgctggcgaaattttataaaattagaagtttcatttgaagtagttattttaaaaggtttaattttaagcattatatgatttaaaaatacttcatttatcaaagaaagagttatgttttgaattgagaattgttagtgaacgaaacggaaagaaggatgatgaggattgatttgaaatatgatttttgaatgaatttggaaatggatatggattgacgaatgatgatgatattgagaatggcttagatattgataaatgatgaatgaattatttatatggcttatgaatttgaaatatctgagatacgaggttccctggagtaagtgccgtggcttgccaccacgtgtaccaggttgaaaacgcgatactctgttgaccctacgatgtaagtGTGTGACtggttgtttgattgcgtggttgatttctgattgagatttttcttataagaaaggaaagatttcggatttctgaaagattaaacattgtttctttgaaaagggttttgaatgatttcctattggttttaaaagattcataaggcaatgataatcactgagtttgaaaacaattttcttattgaatatcttcttatgacaactttgaaacttcgtggtgagaccgtgtggttaggttctcacccccctacagctttatcttttcaggaaccggatgaagaagcgttaagaagagttatactgcgtttggttgaTATGTTGTTGTACTAATTAGATTATTTtattccctcgtctttgttattacaaatttgtaagagggataggaattgtatgttttatatgtatattatattatgagttattatgtaaggagtcttgtatatgaatctatgcctgtttgTACTTTTATTAAGATAAAGTGTTTAttttcggttttcaaggaaatcagcgatacagtgtcgagtcacaggctcctattttagtatttaatatataaagtaATCGTAATACTttttgctatcagagtggcgcagccggaagcgtgacttctgatagtgagggtgttacaaatCCACATACAAATTTAGAAATCAAATTGAATATTAACCGAATCCAGATTTACATCATATGCCCATCTGATAAGAGCTATATCACAGTTTGTTTCCGGTGCATGTTATATTTCATCAAAGTATGCTCCAATGCTCCATAGTCCACAAAGAATAAATAAGCTCATTACTTATAGTTACTtagattttttttggtgacttatagTTACTTAGATTGAAGGAATATATGCTTGGAGCATAGCTTATGAGGAAACAACTGCGACCAGAAAAAGTTAACGGTCACCACCAAATTGGTGTCACTCGTCTAAAGCAACGATGAATTGAAATTCTAAAGAGGTGGCAATGTTTGTGAATCCCAAATTAGTTAGTGGTTATATGGAGTAAGACAACTTTATATCACATCATCATAGATCTTTTCCTAGAACACTTTGATTATCACGCTTAATCAATGTTTCTGAACACTTTGATTGCATAATCCGCTTCTTGTAATGATGTTTAATAAGGAAACCATCTAAAAAAACACTACctaccttctaattatttggtagGCTGAATTGCTTTGGCATGTTCCACGTAAACCTAAACATTCTTTTTTGGAAAAAAGAATCACAAACACCACCCAAGCAAGAATAGAAATACGCTTGACCAATTTTCAAATAAACTGACAAATCAAAACATACTCGTGTCATAATTATAAGCATTGAATATATAcgaatataaaaatttaaaaaaaataataaaaaggattaAGATACTTAAAAATCCAATGGTAATCATTGATTAAAATCATTAAATATATATCAATTATTTGAGTTTTCCAGAAGAAAGGGGAAATTTCAGGTAATACAGCTGATCTATTCATGgggttgaatttcatgttgcTTCTCTCCATCTGGAAAAAGTTCATCATTCTTTGAATGATAATATTCTTCCATCAGATTTATGGCCTTTGTTTCTGGGGTTTTTCCATGCACATAGCTTGATAATCTATCATGTATAACAGTAGAAAAATATTCTCGTTCAAGACATAGCCTAAGAATCTCTGATGCCCCCTCCAAATCTCCCTTGTCCTTAAGGTAATCAATACATGTAGCCAAAGTAAATCGATAGGGCTTCCATGTTGATCCAGGTTGACCTGCCAAAATCGCTTTCTTCATTGTTTGAATAGCATTATCCATATCATTGTTCCTGTAATAGCCATTTGCCAATCGATCCCATATACTACCGCCTAATTCATTGCAACTCTTTGAAAGCCTATCAACAAATGCTTCAGCTTTTTCCACCAGACCATTCTTACAATATGCACTCATCATCACATTCGGAATCCTGATGTCGAAGCATGTATTTCCAAACTCCCATTCCTCGAAAATCCTCTCAGCTCCATCAACATCCTTAAGCGTAGCTAATGCGGTCAGCATACAGATGTAATTCGTGTTGCAGGGTCTGTTTAGCCTTTTGCACATATCCCAAATACGATAAACATCGTCCTTTTTTCCCATGGAGCCGTACATAGTTAGAAGAGATTCATAGGCAGCCCTCCTCCTCTTGGGTTCAATCAGGTACTCCGATTTCCTCAGCATTGCatatgctttctcatgttggccAGCCTGAATATAAGCCTTTGCTGCAATAGAGTACGTTATCCAATCAATAGTTGCCTTAGGATCAGCTTCCATCCGCAATAGTAAGCTCTCCAGCCCATCTATGTCCTTAATGGCCGCATACGCATCCAGCCGAGTATTAAGCGACACAGAGTCATACATGTCCTTCGATAACATTTCTCTCATCAAATTGTCAAATTTCTCAAGTTCACTTACTCGAACATAGAGCTTTAACAGAGCATTATAACTCAATACCAAATTTATTGTATGCTTACAAGCGTACTCTTTTAGTTTCTCCATGGTAGCCTCGGCTTTCTCCACAGAGTTATGTTGTGCATAGCAATTCAAAAGAGCACCATAGACCTTGAAATCTTTTACAGAATCTGAAAGGCTATTAAAGTATTTCTCTGCTGGACCTAAGCCATGAACTTTTGCTATCAAGTCAAGACGTACAGCTATGTCTCCAGATGTCAAATGATGTTTCCTTTCATCACCCATCCATTCTAATACctgatacaaaaataaaaatgatcaaATCATTATTGGTCCTAAAGACAATTCATACCAACCAAATGCTCTAGATGAGCACAATCCTAGCAAAATTTGGAATATGATAGATAAGTATAAGCAAAACAAAAACAACAAAGTTATGATAGAGAAATGTTAGCCCTTAACCATTTATAATAGTATTTGTTCTAAATAGTTTGTCTGCAGTAGGAATTGCCCATAGTTTcaataatatatgtatatatcaaatcaaattgTTTGATCCTACTTATTTAAGTAGGACATTTGTTTTAACATAACTTAGGGACCCGTACTCGGTACTCTTGTCCATTGTTGATGGCAACCTAAAGAGCGAACTCCAAGCTAATGTTCTTAGGATGCTAGATGATCCCGAATCAAGGGTTGTCAACATAAAGTGATCCAAATCTTCCGAGAATGTTGGAACTACCTTCCAAATATGACTTAGCATCACATGCCTTTAGGTGCGGTTTTTCAGGAGAGACTTTGATAAGGACTCTGTTGGGATCTTGCCTTGCAATGGGGTAGAATGTGCCACAATATTAATCTAAAACTCTTCTGCCCAAGAATTATACCAGAtcaaaaaaataaatctaaaactcTTCCACAATGCCATCTAATCATGAActcattttcaatatatatatatacatatataaataaaccaGGCACTTAACGATTCAAAGAGTTAGTTCCAATCCAATATGAAGGAACTCATGTCCTTTAGGCATATTGTATTCATGAAAATCAAATccttctcaaattcaataaagCTCAAATTATATTCAGACATTCACAAATGAAAATGTTCAGCTTTTCGAAttattaaaaacaaatttaacTAACCTGAAGGGCATGGTTGAAGCGACGATGAGACCTAAGCTGCTTGATGAAGAACTGGAGCTCGGAATGCCTGACGTGTCCGCCCTCTTGGACCCATTGATCCAGAATATGGTTCATGGGAGTGTTGGGGTGTCCGGCTCTCGATATTCGAAGGAAAAGGTGATCGCTTGGAGCTTGATAGTTGTGCAGCATAGCCCTCTGAACCACCCAAGAACGGGTGCTGAACAGGTTCCATTTCTTCGGAAACAGATTCATTATTCTTGTTCTGCAAATTGTTCAGCTTAAAACCCCAAACTAAAACCCTGCCTCAGGTAAAAGGGGAGGGCAATTTTTCATTAAAAACTGGCCAAAGCCCAAAAAAAACAGCAAACAACAATCAAAAGCACAAAATGCATTCCAAACCAAAAAACAAAATACACAAAATGTCAAAGCTCAATTAGCCATCATCTTATGCAGCCAAGACGCAGGAGATTTCATTCTAATTGCTGGTGTCACGCAGTAACTCAATTGCCACTATTTGAGGTGGCTCCTCCCAAATTGATTTGTCGTACTCCCCTCTTCCAAATTAAGTATATTATACTCACActctaaattttcaaaattacatACATAATCCTATGTTAGATTAATATATCACCTGATCGAACTTGATTTGTGCATCTAAATAATACAATTAGATTGCTTAGTGCTAATATAAGAAAATAATCCTATGAAAATTGAAATNNNAagaaattgataaaataataaaagaaataattattatttttaaatttgtatttttttattatatatgaattttatAACCTTAATTTTTAAAGCCAGTAAATTAAAGACAATAAAAACCACAGAATATGAATTCTAAACCAGAGACAACAATAAttgaagaataaaaatgaaaaatcagTAAAtcacaaattaaaaattaaaaatcctaaaaagaTTACCTTCTAGAGCATAGAGGTGAGGGAGTACCGTAAGGCTGGACGCGGCAGAACTGGAGAAGAGGTGGCCCGAACCGCTGCGGAACTGGGGCCGAGGGCGGTGGTGCGCGACGGAACTGGAGCAGAGGAGGGAGGAGCGTGGCAGGAATGGAGCAGAAGAGGGTTGAGCGTGGCCGAACTGAAGCAGAGAAGGGCTGGAGCGTGGTTGAACAGAGCCAACGCGGCGGAACATCGGCTGCTCGACGGACGAACGATGCGAGATGATTTGCAGTGAGACGGCGGATACTGGAATAGAGCGTAACAGGGAAGGCGGCTCCGAGCAGTTGCGACGGCGGTGGTGACACTGCGGTGGCTGGACAGAGCAAGTGTTctagtgagtgagtgagtgagtcaGGGAAGGCGATAGGGTTACGGATGCATGAAAGATACCCCTGattaattttaaagtttaaacttcaataaaataagaaaaatgtatAATACCACGTCTATTTTcataatactatttttttttttttatcaaagataacaTACTCGAATTGAGTACACAAAGAGTATggcatttgagttataactcattgactATTTTCAAAATACTACTTGTTTTAATAACTTCATGTAAATATATAACATAAAAAGATCGAGTAAAAtagtattattaaaaataaaaataactattatttttctataatAAATTCTGACTTTTGAAtactatttttgaatttaattttggtatatacaaataataattatttcttttattattttataaatttcttCATTTCAATTTTCAAAGGATTATTTTCTTATATTAGCACTAAGCAATCTAATTGTATTATTTAGATGCACAAATCAAGTTCGATGAAGTGAAATCAGGTGAGGTCAGTATATATATTAATCAAACGCAGGATTATATatgtaattttgaaaatttagagTGTGAGTGTAATATACTTAATTTGGGAGAGGGGAGTACGACATATCAATTTGGGAGGAGCCACCTCAAATAGTGACAATTGAGTTATTGCGTGACACCAGTAATTAGAATGAAATCTTCTGTGTCTTGGCTGCATAGGATGATGGTTAATTGAGCTTTGGCattttgtgtcttttttttttttggtttggaATGCATTTTGTGCTTTAGATtgtgcagttttttttttttgcatcaaCAATGGACAAGAGTACGGAATACGGTCCCTAAGTTATGTTAAAACAAATGTCTTACTTATTTAAGTAGGATCAAAcaatttgatttgatatatacaTATATTACTGAAACTATGAACAACTCCTACTGCAGACAAACTATTTAGAATAAATACTACTATAAATGGTTAAGGGCTAACATTTTTCTATCATAACTATGTTGTTTTTGTTTTGCTTATACTTAATCTATCATATTCCAAATTTTGCTAGGATTGTGCTAATCTAAAGCATTTGGTTGGTATGAATTGTCTTTAAGACCAATAATGATTtgatctttttcatttttccatcAGGTATTAGAATGGATGGGCGATGAAAGGAAACATCATTTTAACATCTGGAGACATAGTTGTATGTCTTGATTTGATAGCAAAAGTTCATGGCTTAGGTCCAGCAGAAAAATACTTTAATAACCTTTCAGATTCTATAAAAGATTTCAAGGTCTATGGCGTTCTTTTGAATTACTATGCACAACATGATTCGGCGGAGAAAGTAGAGGCTACCATGCAGAAACTAAAAGAGTACGCTTGTAGGCATACGATAAATTAGGTATTGAGTTATAATGCTATGTTAAA includes:
- the LOC107606253 gene encoding pentatricopeptide repeat-containing protein At2g20710, mitochondrial isoform X1, which encodes MNLFPKKWNLFSTRSWVVQRAMLHNYQAPSDHLFLRISRAGHPNTPMNHILDQWVQEGGHVRHSELQFFIKQLRSHRRFNHALQVLEWMGDERKHHLTSGDIAVRLDLIAKVHGLGPAEKYFNSLSDSVKDFKVYGALLNCYAQHNSVEKAEATMEKLKEYACKHTINLVLSYNALLKLYVRVSELEKFDNLMREMLSKDMYDSVSLNTRLDAYAAIKDIDGLESLLLRMEADPKATIDWITYSIAAKAYIQAGQHEKAYAMLRKSEYLIEPKRRRAAYESLLTMYGSMGKKDDVYRIWDMCKRLNRPCNTNYICMLTALATLKDVDGAERIFEEWEFGNTCFDIRIPNVMMSAYCKNGLVEKAEAFVDRLSKSCNELGGSIWDRLANGYYRNNDMDNAIQTMKKAILAGQPGSTWKPYRFTLATCIDYLKDKGDLEGASEILRLCLEREYFSTVIHDRLSSYVHGKTPETKAINLMEEYYHSKNDELFPDGEKQHEIQPHE
- the LOC107606253 gene encoding pentatricopeptide repeat-containing protein At2g20710, mitochondrial isoform X3, whose translation is MGDERKHHLTSGDIAVRLDLIAKVHGLGPAEKYFNSLSDSVKDFKVYGALLNCYAQHNSVEKAEATMEKLKEYACKHTINLVLSYNALLKLYVRVSELEKFDNLMREMLSKDMYDSVSLNTRLDAYAAIKDIDGLESLLLRMEADPKATIDWITYSIAAKAYIQAGQHEKAYAMLRKSEYLIEPKRRRAAYESLLTMYGSMGKKDDVYRIWDMCKRLNRPCNTNYICMLTALATLKDVDGAERIFEEWEFGNTCFDIRIPNVMMSAYCKNGLVEKAEAFVDRLSKSCNELGGSIWDRLANGYYRNNDMDNAIQTMKKAILAGQPGSTWKPYRFTLATCIDYLKDKGDLEGASEILRLCLEREYFSTVIHDRLSSYVHGKTPETKAINLMEEYYHSKNDELFPDGEKQHEIQPHE
- the LOC107606253 gene encoding pentatricopeptide repeat-containing protein At2g20710, mitochondrial isoform X2, with product MLSHIWKVLEWMGDERKHHLTSGDIAVRLDLIAKVHGLGPAEKYFNSLSDSVKDFKVYGALLNCYAQHNSVEKAEATMEKLKEYACKHTINLVLSYNALLKLYVRVSELEKFDNLMREMLSKDMYDSVSLNTRLDAYAAIKDIDGLESLLLRMEADPKATIDWITYSIAAKAYIQAGQHEKAYAMLRKSEYLIEPKRRRAAYESLLTMYGSMGKKDDVYRIWDMCKRLNRPCNTNYICMLTALATLKDVDGAERIFEEWEFGNTCFDIRIPNVMMSAYCKNGLVEKAEAFVDRLSKSCNELGGSIWDRLANGYYRNNDMDNAIQTMKKAILAGQPGSTWKPYRFTLATCIDYLKDKGDLEGASEILRLCLEREYFSTVIHDRLSSYVHGKTPETKAINLMEEYYHSKNDELFPDGEKQHEIQPHE